From the genome of Nicotiana tabacum cultivar K326 chromosome 2, ASM71507v2, whole genome shotgun sequence:
TCCTTCATacattcaagaaacaaagttgCCTTATTCACAAAGACATGGGTGATATAAATAACCTATCCTAATGAAAATATTAGTGACTGATTTTATGGTTCGAACCTGTATCCTATAAGTCACGTGAATTCAACTTTTATCTTTGCTACAATAATGAgctattttttctttgtttagatGGAGTTTCATTTCTTGTAGGAATTGAGTTTATCTTCTtcattgcttttttttttgtttaatttttcttattttattttttaagaggGGAGAGGGTTTAGGATTTTCTTGTGTCTTATTGGCTTTGTGAGTTTTAATTAACTTTTTAAGAGTTCTTGATGTAGGTAGATATGTGTATTTATTggtttcttattttctcttttctgCTTTTTTCTTGTCTGAGTATCTAGTTGTAGGCCCTCTAATAGCTTTAATTTGTGGATTTCCTTTCGACAATAGAattcattttcctcttttttgttgtGTGACTGTTGTGTGACCTATAGGAACTTTTACCATGTTGGTATAAGCATAGAGTGGGAaacaatttctgcatttttacaGTATTGTCCATAGAGCTTTAATGTTGACCAACCCTATATTCTTTACTCAATCCTTTTTAttagaatttaatatatttttacattatttatatattttagaatATTATAGCATGTAGATGTTCCATTTAACTGTCCCAAAAATAAttactatattttttaatatttaaaaaatactaattttaaactttatattttatccttaatgagctAATTTATAACCACATAACTGCCTATCTTGTTTTAGGTCATCATCTCAAAAAATTAGGATGAAGAAAGTAACATGTTGTAACATTAATACTAATTGTGGCTAGAAATTAAACGTTTTTCATTAATGTATTGCAGAAAAGTTAATGTATCACTCTCAATGCTCCaaacaagaaggaaaatgttgTCCTACACCTCTAGTGATCAATCTTGCCAAACTGGTAACCCTATAGATGATTGTTGGAGATGTGACCATAATTGGCAATTAAATCGCCAAAGACTAGCCGATTGTGCCATAGGTTTTGGCCAATACGCCTTAGGTGGGAAAGGTGGTCGTTACTATGTTGTCACCTCGTCCTCGGACCCTGACCCTGTTAACCCGCCACCTGGCACTCTCCGATACGGCGTCATTCAAGAAGAACCGTTATGGATCGTCTTTGCAGCCAACATGGAAATCAAACTCTCAGAAGAACTCATTTTCAACTCGTTCAAAACCCTAGATGGTCGCGGAGTTAACGTTCACATTACTGGTGGAGGGTGCGTAACGTTACAATATATTTCAAACGTTATTATTCATAATATTCATATACATCATTGTTATGAATCTGGTGAAACTAATATAAGATCTAGTCCTACACATTTTGGTTGGAGAACAAAATCAGATGGAGATGGAATTTCTATATTTGGATCAAGAGATATTTGGATTGACCATTGTTCTTTGTCAAATTGTAAAGATGGTTTAATTGATGTAGTAATGGGGTCCACTGGTATTACAATTTCAAATAATCATTTTTCACATCATAATGAGGTAATGTTATTAGGACATAGTGATGATTATTTGCCAGATTCAGGAATGCAAGTGACAATTTCTTTTAATCATTTTGGGAAGAAATTAATTCAGAGAATGCCAAGGTGTAGAAGAGGTTATATTCATGTTGTGAATAATGATTTCACAAGGTGGGAAATGTATGCAATTGGAGGAAGTGGTAATCCTACTATCAACAGTCAAGGAAATCGCTACATTGCACCTTTCAACCCTTTTGCTAAAGAGGTAACTACTGTTTTTCATTCTTTTccctttaaaattgaaaaaactaTGTAGTCTAATTTTTTGTCTCAAAATTTGtaccaaaataataaaaaacatttGATGAAATACCAAAAAGAAAACATTTTGCATGTCTTATTTTTCTTATTGCCTATTTGGCCATCTTTCTTTTTAACCAAAAATGCTTcttttttaacaaaaatattttttttaaagttaaggtgtttggcaaagattttagaaggaaaaaaatattttttagtagaATTAGAAACAGTTTTTAAGAATTAGGAAAAATTAGTTTctcttcaaaaatactttttcaaaaagtattttttgagaaaaatatatttaaaaagttTTTTAAAAGATAGGTCAAATAGTAATTATTGctcaaatttttttaaaattatgaacAGACATATTGCTTCTcatcaaaagttttttttttgaataatatttttttaaataatataattttagaagcttggctaAACATCGTTTTAGAAAGGTTAAATTAGACGTCCTACATCTAGGGACAGATACAATGTACAATTTCACCTgaacaagttcaaaataataaattttgattcTAGCAAATTAAATGTGTTGCGCTAAAATTCCAAAACTGACTCCATAACTTTCAAATTTGTGGGTAAACTCTATATTCATGTTCCAACCCGAGTCCTCTGGttggaggaataaatatttaTCCTTTTATTACAATCCTTGTTCTTATTATCTTGATACGATATAGGATAAAGAAAAGTGAATTCTTCAAATTAGTaagataattaattatttatatgtCATTTGTTTATAAAAAAGTTGCATTGGATGCTCAATTGAGTTGTTTTTTTTGTGGGACATAGGTAACAAAAAGAGTGGAGACAGGAGAAGAAAAATGGAGGAATTGGAATTGGAGAAGTGAAGGGGATGTAATGGCAAATGGAGCATACTTTGTGGCCTCAGGTGAAGGAGTTGAAGTTAAATATGAGAAGGCTTATAGTGTGGAGCCCAAATCTGCTGATTTCATTGACCAAATTACAATGAATGCTGGTGTTCTTATTCACAGGTCCTTTtactttccttctttttcactttttccttttctctctcttcattttttcTCCCTTTTGTCCTTTATGTTAGTAGAGTAATCAACACTTTAATTAGCCCCTCTTAGACTCTGTCTTTGTTAATTAATACTAGTAATTAATTTGGGGGTTGGGCTACTTCCTTTCTGAGTGACACAATAATTAGTATCTCCTTTGTTccaatttatattatatttttcacTTTTCGATTTTCAAATTTAATCATGTATTTAAACAttaatttatattaataattcaaaaatatttaacaaGTATATGAAAAAATTATGATCAAAGAACAACTTGTTTGACTCTCAAAATCTGAATATTGTTACATAAACTTGGATAGAGGAGGGGGGGTATGTCTTAAGAAAATGTGTCTCAAGTTGATTTTTGAAGAATAGCTTTGCTCTTAAAGGTTTAATATTGTACTTATTTGaagaataaacttatataggcgCCAGCCCAAGTGCTTAAACATAAAATAGCAGGTGGATATATGATATAcatataattcatgtataattatagtataatttatgtatattggctaaaaataattaatagtaAATTTTACCGGCTATTAGTGTAAAATCcctattttttttctaatttagtAGACATAGATTACTAATGAAATCCCTTCAGTTGCATGACCAAGTAATTGGATAAGTCGTTAGAAACTTAGCTAAATAAGTACAAATTGATAACATGGGCATGATTCTTGATTTTGTACGGTATAAATGTTTAATGTGTCgcttaattttttttcttgaattaacTCAGTTGTGAGTTATACTAATAGAAATTCATATGACAACGAGCAGGGGAAGCAACAGTGGTAAATGGACTGCTGCCACCAATGACACCGACGGCGCGGTGGACGGCGGCGGAGAAGATTTGGTGGCGATTTCCGGCGACGCAGAAGACTATGATGGTGATGAAGAGTCAGGGAGCTTTACACTTTACTCTAACTCTTTGTTATTTACTTGTCTTATGGCATTGTTAGCCTTCTTGTTTATTCATGTCAAAGTAACAACCATGCTTTTGTAGTCTGAAAATTTTAAgtcaggaaaaagaaaaaggaaaacaaatggtccttttcttttttctcacaACTATTTAGAAAATGGTGTTCAAGTTGTGTACTTTTTTTGTGGTGGCAGAATTGTCGCCCTGAACCCTTTTAATCAAGGATATTTACAACATTCCCTCCCTGAATATATTTGGGCAAAGATCAATTTTAGCCCGCtgttgaaattatttatattcggtagctatataagtatataaaatttatatattttttatctctctctatatatatagtcagttttcggattggtaattgaaaaatagtcagcgtttttaaagtaattgaaaaatagccattattttggtACAACATAATTAGGTAGGGGTGCCACGCCACCCGCTCGCTTTACTAAAATTCTTATTATTTATGTGAGGTATCTATGAAAAACGGGATATATAAAAGTAGTGGCATCCTAAATACACAAAGTTGACACGGGTGTACGTGGTTCTCAGGAATACAAGTTCGATTCTCGGAGCTGCATCTTtgctttttaccttttttttttccttattccTTTCCCAactttttgagatttttctttattctcagTTGGGCCCTAAGGCCTCACCCTTttttttcttcgttttcttttccttgtttcttCCTTATATTTGCTAATTTCTCTcttcttttatatttttcaaacttttgtaTATCAATCCtcattttgtttctattttttatcttt
Proteins encoded in this window:
- the LOC107785780 gene encoding putative pectate lyase 12; translated protein: MFQRSCIVIFLLLTSFFHFGLGMYMNLTLPGQHPDPEAVALEVNRKVNVSLSMLQTRRKMLSYTSSDQSCQTGNPIDDCWRCDHNWQLNRQRLADCAIGFGQYALGGKGGRYYVVTSSSDPDPVNPPPGTLRYGVIQEEPLWIVFAANMEIKLSEELIFNSFKTLDGRGVNVHITGGGCVTLQYISNVIIHNIHIHHCYESGETNIRSSPTHFGWRTKSDGDGISIFGSRDIWIDHCSLSNCKDGLIDVVMGSTGITISNNHFSHHNEVMLLGHSDDYLPDSGMQVTISFNHFGKKLIQRMPRCRRGYIHVVNNDFTRWEMYAIGGSGNPTINSQGNRYIAPFNPFAKEVTKRVETGEEKWRNWNWRSEGDVMANGAYFVASGEGVEVKYEKAYSVEPKSADFIDQITMNAGVLIHRGSNSGKWTAATNDTDGAVDGGGEDLVAISGDAEDYDGDEESGSFTLYSNSLLFTCLMALLAFLFIHVKVTTMLL